The window TGCTTTAGAGCTTGCAAAAACCATTTTAAACAAGGCCGAAAACAATCTCAAAGCTTTAGGTGGTTTGAGTGTAAAGCAATTGACAGCTTTCAAAGGAATTGGTCATGCAAAAGCAATTAGTATTGCAGCTGCACTGGAACTTGGACGAAGACGAAAAGATGAATTAGAAGATTCCAAAAACAAAATCACCAGCAGTAAAGATGTATATAATTTTGTATTTCCTTTTCTGGCAGACTCTAAACAAGAGCATTTTATCGTCCTTTTACTCAATCGCTCTAATCAGGTAATAAAAAAGGTTGAAGTAAGTATTGGTGGTGTTTCTGGAACTTTAGTCGATCCCAAAATTGTTTTTCATGCCGCACTTGAAGAGCTTTCTTCATCCATCATTCTCTGTCATAATCATCCATCAGGTAACATTAAACCTAGCCAAGCTGATTTAGAAATCACAAAAAAAATAAGCGATGGAGCAAAATTATTTGATATTTCTGTGCTCGATCATTTGATTTTCAGTGAGGAACATTATTTTAGCTTTGCAGATGAAGGTCTTTTATAGATATTTTATCATCAATAAAATTTTTTGATAAGTATATTCGTCCTTAAAATTCAATTATTTAATCAGGTTTAATAGCCAAATTATGAGGAAACTTGTATTCGGATTGTTCATTTTTATTTTCCCGCTGCTTTCATTTGCACAATTGTCTGGTGATTTAATGGTTAACTCTAACTTTTATGTGAAGGACACATCTATTGGTGCTACAAATAGTCAGTACCTTAGAGAATTCTCATCATCGGAAGCATGGATGTTTTTAAACTATTCTGTTGCAGGATTTAATTTTTCAGTTCGCTATGATCTTTTCAATAACTCTCCATTATTGGATCCTAATGAGGTATACACTGATCAGGGTTTGGCGTTTTATTCTGTAAATAAAAAAGTTGGCAAATTGGATATCACAGCTGGTCATTTTTATGATCAATTTGGTAGTGGAATAATATTCAGGGCATTTGAAGACCGTATTTTAGGATTAGATTATGCTATTAATGGATTAAACCTAAAATATGATTTCACTGATGATTTTAGAATAAAGGCATTTACCGGAAGACAAAAAAACAGATTTACTACACACGATCAGGTAATGAAGGGTATTAATCTTGAAAGAGATTTCTATTTTGGAGAAAACTTAAGTTGGTATGTTGGAACTGGGCTAATTAACAGAACATTGGATAAGCAGACTATGGATATATTGGCCAGTGAAA of the Bacteroidota bacterium genome contains:
- the radC gene encoding DNA repair protein RadC codes for the protein MSSNGNKLGIKSWSEEDRPREKLLLKGPKALTNAELLAILIGSGSKELNALELAKTILNKAENNLKALGGLSVKQLTAFKGIGHAKAISIAAALELGRRRKDELEDSKNKITSSKDVYNFVFPFLADSKQEHFIVLLLNRSNQVIKKVEVSIGGVSGTLVDPKIVFHAALEELSSSIILCHNHPSGNIKPSQADLEITKKISDGAKLFDISVLDHLIFSEEHYFSFADEGLL